One genomic segment of Desulfomicrobium sp. ZS1 includes these proteins:
- a CDS encoding AAA family ATPase gives MTNTIRDELEKLQPMELDAGTVFSGSPSGRIIRGYASPCSYTPTPDPGYIFHETSRDIAVWLMNISDPLYVFGPTGSGKTSAIKQLAARLNYPVFEITGHSRLEFPDLVGHLSVRNGSMEFEYGPLALAMKYGGLMLLNEIDLLEPATATGLNGVLDGEALCIAENGGELIIPHPMFRFASTANTNGGSDETGLYQGTLRQNLAFLDRFWLCEMGYPAREAEEKLLGGCCPKLPESIRQKMVEYANEVRRLFMGEAGAGIANSIEVTFSTRTLLRWADLTVRFQPLSRQGVQPVTYALDRALGFRATRETRAMLHELAQRIFPQSMGE, from the coding sequence ATGACCAACACCATTCGCGATGAGCTTGAGAAACTTCAGCCCATGGAACTGGACGCAGGAACCGTCTTTAGCGGTAGCCCCTCAGGTCGGATCATCCGGGGATACGCCAGCCCCTGCAGCTACACTCCGACTCCGGATCCCGGTTACATTTTCCACGAGACAAGCCGCGACATCGCAGTCTGGCTCATGAACATATCTGATCCTTTGTACGTCTTCGGACCCACAGGCTCAGGAAAAACGAGCGCTATCAAGCAGCTCGCCGCAAGGCTTAACTATCCCGTTTTCGAGATCACAGGCCACAGCCGTTTGGAATTTCCTGATTTGGTGGGGCACCTGTCCGTTCGAAATGGCAGCATGGAATTCGAGTACGGTCCTCTGGCCTTGGCCATGAAATATGGCGGGCTCATGTTGCTCAATGAAATCGATCTGCTCGAACCGGCAACGGCCACAGGTCTCAACGGCGTTCTTGATGGTGAGGCGCTGTGCATTGCCGAGAATGGGGGAGAACTCATCATCCCGCATCCGATGTTTCGATTCGCGTCCACAGCCAATACTAACGGTGGGTCCGATGAAACCGGATTATATCAGGGCACGCTCAGGCAAAATCTCGCTTTTCTGGATCGTTTTTGGCTCTGTGAGATGGGCTACCCTGCTCGGGAAGCCGAGGAGAAACTCCTGGGTGGATGCTGCCCGAAATTGCCTGAAAGCATCCGCCAGAAAATGGTCGAATACGCAAACGAGGTTCGCAGGCTTTTCATGGGTGAAGCTGGAGCCGGAATCGCGAACAGCATTGAGGTTACGTTTTCAACCCGGACACTTCTGCGGTGGGCTGATCTGACCGTGCGTTTTCAGCCCCTGTCCCGGCAGGGGGTCCAACCCGTGACCTACGCCCTGGATCGGGCACTGGGATTTCGCGCCACCAGGGAAACCAGAGCCATGCTCCATGAGCTTGCCCAGCGCATTTTTCCGCAGTCCATGGGGGAGTAG
- a CDS encoding Fic family protein gives MHHDAFAALDALKFKLDAHRPLAPELVRNLREDMVLRYTYHSNAIEGNTLTLMEVKVILEEGMAIGGKSLRHHLEVINHADAITYLESLVKENVPLDEHILKELHQLVLRGIDNEAGRYRGCNVIISGAGHTPPDHLQVGERMQSFFDWYHGEAQRLHPFERAARMHADLVIIHPFRDGNGRTSRLVMNLELMRAGFPTVIIPVEDRVAYYENLDKAGKDMDYGPFVQHLGQLVERSFEPYWYLLGIA, from the coding sequence ATGCACCATGACGCCTTCGCCGCACTGGACGCACTGAAGTTCAAGCTCGACGCTCATCGTCCCCTTGCGCCGGAACTTGTCCGGAACCTGCGCGAGGACATGGTGCTGCGGTACACCTACCATTCCAACGCCATCGAAGGGAACACGCTGACCCTCATGGAAGTCAAGGTGATCCTGGAAGAAGGCATGGCCATCGGCGGTAAATCGCTGCGGCATCACCTCGAAGTCATCAACCATGCCGACGCCATCACGTATCTGGAAAGCCTCGTGAAGGAGAACGTCCCGCTTGATGAGCACATATTGAAGGAACTGCATCAGCTTGTCCTGCGGGGTATCGATAACGAAGCCGGGCGTTATCGCGGCTGCAACGTCATCATCTCGGGTGCAGGGCATACCCCGCCTGATCACCTCCAGGTCGGCGAACGCATGCAGAGCTTCTTTGATTGGTACCATGGGGAGGCCCAGAGGCTTCATCCCTTTGAAAGGGCTGCCAGGATGCATGCCGACCTGGTCATCATCCATCCTTTCCGGGACGGAAACGGCAGGACCTCCAGGCTCGTCATGAACCTGGAACTCATGCGGGCAGGATTTCCGACCGTCATCATCCCGGTGGAGGATCGGGTCGCCTATTACGAGAATCTGGACAAGGCGGGGAAGGACATGGATTACGGGCCATTTGTCCAGCATCTTGGCCAGTTGGTCGAACGAAGTTTCGAGCCATATTGGTATTTGCTCGGCATAGCCTAG
- a CDS encoding ERF family protein has product MHDKNYCSSETTKLANALISVQRILQPATKDRLNPFTHSNYATLNSVMDSCREALLTNGIWLTQYPVPSEPGHLGLVTKLVHAESGQWQSSHAVVPLPKNDPQGLGIAMTYIRRYSISAMLGIVTEEDTDGNVPKDSGKGGVRQKKAPAMQDPGTSSPNPPSQFQPTQLPKLDGITYQEITATDGQVCIVATGNTQAKKELLSGAGFKWNPQRKMWWKYAQAS; this is encoded by the coding sequence ATGCACGACAAAAATTACTGCTCATCCGAAACAACCAAGCTGGCTAATGCCCTGATCAGCGTTCAGCGTATCCTGCAGCCTGCGACCAAGGACCGCCTCAACCCCTTTACCCATTCCAACTACGCCACATTGAACAGCGTCATGGATTCCTGCCGTGAAGCGCTGCTCACCAACGGCATCTGGCTCACCCAGTATCCAGTCCCATCGGAACCTGGTCATCTCGGGCTTGTGACCAAGCTGGTTCACGCCGAATCTGGCCAATGGCAGTCTTCGCACGCGGTTGTCCCCTTGCCAAAGAACGATCCCCAGGGCCTTGGTATCGCCATGACCTACATCCGGCGCTATTCAATTTCCGCCATGCTCGGCATCGTGACCGAGGAAGACACGGACGGGAATGTGCCCAAGGATTCCGGCAAGGGTGGAGTACGTCAGAAAAAGGCTCCAGCCATGCAAGATCCCGGAACTTCTTCTCCCAATCCTCCAAGCCAGTTTCAACCAACCCAACTCCCAAAACTTGATGGCATCACTTACCAGGAGATCACCGCTACGGATGGTCAGGTCTGTATCGTGGCCACCGGCAACACCCAGGCGAAGAAGGAACTATTATCTGGAGCCGGGTTCAAATGGAATCCTCAGCGAAAAATGTGGTGGAAGTATGCGCAGGCATCATGA
- a CDS encoding PAS domain S-box protein, with the protein MKRIFVFFVSVFFLMLSILFQDISFAEMSVNFKDVKVVAFIIDPNTGNIVKANNAASLFYGYSVDELQRMRIQEINMLSPKDVEREYQLARDESRSYFIFPHRLASGEVRTVEVYSSPFLTSSGSSLLLSIIHDVQDKAVIENELLIYQSRLKELVGIQTEKIIQGHKRERWIVISGMLVFFGLLFVVSRKHQQAIFFQKKFEIEQQCKDILERFEFLVQHAHDIILLIDEEGRIAEANIEAARAYGYSRDELLTMTIRELRDNDDSKISDSIQSDSSLKSGYMYFGVHIRKDGDKFPIESSVSVIHINEKPHFQHIIRDISERKRMEEERQKIIELLHKANDDKDKLFSIIAHDLRSPLCAIQSLTQIVGTEQDSFTEEELARVMKELHRSIKNLLALLDDLLQWARLSQGGLDCSLKPCVLSIMVQECIEVAKHACEKKNIHLVSDIPSKLMVLADESMINTVIRNLLFNAIKFSHRGGTVSVSASAEGDAATVVVRDNGIGIEQQALPRIFVIDNSKRQCGTEGEKGTGLGLLLCKEFVENHGGRIFVESVPGQGTSVSFTLQLPHGGNSSTEF; encoded by the coding sequence ATGAAAAGAATTTTTGTATTTTTCGTTTCAGTATTTTTTTTAATGTTAAGCATACTATTTCAAGACATCAGTTTTGCTGAGATGTCTGTAAATTTTAAAGATGTCAAAGTAGTAGCTTTTATAATAGATCCAAATACGGGGAACATCGTCAAGGCTAATAATGCTGCGAGCTTGTTTTATGGTTATAGCGTTGATGAATTGCAGCGCATGCGCATCCAGGAGATTAATATGCTGTCTCCGAAAGATGTTGAAAGGGAATATCAACTGGCAAGGGACGAAAGTCGTAGTTATTTTATTTTCCCCCATCGTCTGGCCAGTGGCGAGGTTCGGACTGTCGAGGTCTACAGTTCGCCTTTCCTCACTTCTTCAGGCTCGTCATTGCTCCTGTCCATTATCCACGACGTCCAAGACAAAGCCGTCATTGAAAATGAACTTCTGATTTATCAAAGTCGACTTAAGGAACTGGTAGGCATACAAACGGAGAAGATAATCCAGGGACACAAGCGGGAAAGATGGATTGTTATTTCCGGGATGCTCGTGTTTTTCGGTTTGCTGTTCGTGGTGTCTAGGAAACACCAGCAGGCGATTTTTTTTCAGAAAAAATTCGAAATCGAACAACAGTGCAAAGACATCTTGGAGCGCTTTGAATTCTTGGTGCAACATGCACACGACATCATCTTGCTTATCGATGAAGAAGGACGGATCGCCGAGGCCAACATCGAGGCGGCCAGAGCGTATGGATATTCTCGGGATGAACTGCTGACAATGACCATCAGAGAACTCCGTGATAATGATGATTCTAAAATTTCTGATTCTATTCAGTCTGATTCAAGTCTTAAAAGTGGATATATGTATTTCGGGGTACATATTCGCAAAGATGGGGACAAATTTCCGATCGAGTCGAGTGTGAGCGTCATTCATATTAACGAGAAGCCCCACTTCCAACACATTATACGTGATATTTCCGAACGCAAGAGAATGGAGGAAGAGCGTCAGAAAATTATTGAGCTGTTGCACAAGGCTAATGACGACAAGGACAAGCTTTTCTCGATTATAGCTCATGATTTACGCTCGCCATTGTGCGCCATACAAAGCTTGACTCAAATTGTCGGAACAGAGCAGGATTCTTTTACTGAAGAAGAGCTTGCTCGCGTGATGAAGGAATTGCACAGGAGTATAAAAAATTTATTGGCGCTGTTGGACGACTTGCTGCAATGGGCTCGACTCAGTCAAGGTGGCTTGGACTGTTCTCTAAAACCATGCGTTCTTTCCATTATGGTGCAGGAATGTATAGAGGTGGCTAAACATGCTTGTGAGAAGAAAAACATTCATCTTGTGTCCGATATCCCATCGAAACTGATGGTTTTGGCGGACGAATCCATGATCAACACGGTCATTCGCAACCTTCTTTTCAACGCCATCAAATTTTCCCATCGAGGAGGCACCGTATCCGTATCGGCTTCGGCGGAAGGTGACGCAGCCACGGTCGTGGTCAGGGACAATGGGATAGGCATAGAACAACAGGCGTTGCCGAGAATATTTGTCATCGACAACTCGAAGCGGCAATGCGGCACTGAAGGCGAGAAGGGAACCGGACTGGGGCTACTGCTGTGCAAGGAGTTCGTCGAGAATCATGGCGGTCGGATTTTTGTCGAAAGCGTGCCGGGCCAAGGAACATCCGTGTCATTCACATTGCAGCTCCCGCACGGAGGCAATTCCTCAACAGAATTTTGA
- a CDS encoding sensor domain-containing diguanylate cyclase produces MNDANFDYDSYCTLLHAMPLGVCIFDETYVIRFWNRCIESWTKIAATNIVGRNLAEFFPHLLEPKFTSRFELIFQGGPPVIFSARLHGSIIPSSLPGGMERLQHTVARAFKEKTSRQNAVLMTMQDVTEAHMRLRDYARMHATAQHEVEMRRKTEAVLRESEERFASAFEYAANGMALVGLDEAWLKANHALCAMLEFGEHELIGKNMCEFVLPEDTELGARQKERLLLGHVKSYQVEKRFVTRSGKSIWVLLSVSLVRDEKSQPSYFITQLENVTKRKQLELELYILATTDHLTSISNRREFLSRAEHELHRCRRQGTMLAFLMLDVDAFKLINDTWGHSSGDEVLKAMVETCRAILRSTDIFGRLGGEEFGIVLTEVERGEAEIIAERVRRAISELMVKTENAVIQFTVSLGVAFLSDGLNTVEDLMRRADAALYEAKTKGRNQVFVAGDKQDLCPPPRVQRVS; encoded by the coding sequence ATGAATGACGCGAACTTCGACTACGACAGTTACTGCACACTGCTACATGCCATGCCGCTGGGGGTATGCATCTTTGACGAAACCTATGTGATTCGTTTCTGGAATCGATGCATTGAGTCATGGACCAAGATCGCAGCAACAAATATCGTAGGTCGCAACTTGGCTGAATTTTTTCCCCACCTTCTGGAACCCAAATTCACCAGTAGATTTGAACTGATTTTTCAGGGTGGTCCGCCTGTCATTTTTTCCGCGCGACTGCATGGCAGCATAATCCCCAGCAGTCTACCCGGTGGCATGGAGCGCTTGCAGCACACGGTGGCGCGTGCCTTCAAGGAAAAAACGTCCAGACAAAACGCAGTGCTGATGACTATGCAGGATGTGACCGAGGCGCATATGCGCCTGCGTGATTACGCCCGCATGCACGCCACGGCCCAACATGAAGTAGAAATGCGCCGCAAGACCGAAGCAGTGTTGCGCGAAAGCGAGGAACGTTTCGCTAGCGCTTTTGAATACGCGGCCAACGGCATGGCGTTGGTTGGCCTGGACGAGGCCTGGCTAAAGGCCAATCACGCCCTGTGCGCTATGCTAGAATTTGGCGAGCACGAGTTGATCGGCAAGAACATGTGCGAGTTCGTCCTGCCCGAGGATACGGAGCTTGGTGCACGGCAGAAAGAGCGCCTCCTCCTCGGACATGTTAAATCCTACCAGGTTGAAAAACGATTTGTGACCAGATCCGGAAAAAGCATCTGGGTCCTTCTCAGCGTTTCCCTAGTCCGCGATGAAAAGAGCCAACCATCATATTTCATAACCCAACTTGAAAACGTCACCAAACGCAAGCAACTCGAACTGGAACTGTACATACTGGCGACGACGGACCATCTGACGTCCATCAGCAACCGCCGGGAGTTCCTGTCCCGTGCGGAGCACGAATTGCATCGCTGTCGCAGGCAAGGAACCATGCTGGCCTTCCTGATGCTTGACGTCGACGCTTTCAAGCTCATCAACGATACTTGGGGTCATAGCTCCGGTGACGAAGTTTTGAAAGCGATGGTTGAAACCTGCCGCGCCATTCTTCGTTCGACAGATATCTTTGGTCGTCTTGGCGGAGAGGAATTCGGAATCGTGCTCACGGAGGTGGAACGGGGGGAGGCTGAAATCATCGCTGAGCGGGTGAGACGAGCTATTTCTGAACTGATGGTCAAAACGGAGAATGCCGTCATCCAGTTCACGGTCAGTCTTGGCGTAGCTTTTTTGAGCGACGGATTGAACACTGTGGAAGATTTGATGCGACGCGCTGACGCAGCACTTTATGAAGCCAAAACCAAAGGACGGAATCAAGTATTCGTCGCTGGCGACAAGCAAGACCTCTGTCCACCGCCAAGGGTGCAGAGGGTGTCCTGA
- a CDS encoding chemotaxis protein CheA, whose translation MSLDVELLNAFTISCVEQLTNIEQHVLSLEQDKSASSIDAIFRAAHSIKADAATMGFVKIADLAHQAEDVLHLVRSGRIDLSRILIDALLQVFDCLRRMISRPLEAEDKDASESLMLLERFLATEQDAESRESTNVACMENSAKSVRPAGGPEPGLQLVQLTIPASKLDILVDQLGELAAFQARLTALSRRHRDLDALAEELERNLSCLRDQIMALRLVALKPMFAKIRRLVRDMAAQTGKQVSLTLTGEDTELDKTAMERLHAPLTHVLRNAVDHGIETPDERNALGKPRTGQIRVEARQVGADVEIVIRDDGRGVNREKLHQQALARGIPLDHIQGQDDSLLDLAFMPGLSTATCVSAYSGRGVGMDAAREEVRALRGDISLSSTPGEGTTVFIRLPLALAILDSLQIMIGDDSFFLQIANIEECLEIRRESVTLRLGRGTLCVREGMLPLVCLRTFFNMDAPAPGLAPVLVVRAGDMRLGLIVDRIVGNRQIVLKQISRILGRLDGILGSAVTEDGSLALVLDVPDIIRLCLR comes from the coding sequence ATGAGTCTGGACGTTGAACTGCTGAACGCATTCACCATCAGCTGCGTAGAACAGCTCACAAACATCGAACAGCACGTACTGTCTTTGGAACAGGACAAATCCGCGTCATCGATAGATGCTATTTTCCGAGCTGCACACTCTATCAAAGCCGATGCGGCGACAATGGGTTTTGTCAAGATTGCGGATCTCGCTCATCAGGCGGAAGATGTGTTGCATCTGGTTCGTTCCGGTCGCATCGACTTGTCGCGGATTTTGATCGACGCCCTCCTGCAAGTCTTCGATTGCTTGCGTCGGATGATTTCGCGGCCCCTTGAGGCTGAAGACAAGGATGCTTCCGAGAGCCTTATGCTATTGGAGCGATTCTTGGCCACAGAGCAGGACGCTGAAAGTAGGGAGAGCACGAACGTTGCCTGCATGGAAAACAGCGCAAAGTCCGTGCGACCAGCAGGTGGTCCCGAGCCGGGTTTGCAACTGGTGCAACTGACAATTCCAGCGTCCAAACTCGACATATTGGTGGACCAGTTGGGAGAGCTGGCCGCTTTCCAGGCTCGCTTGACCGCTCTGTCTCGCCGGCATCGCGACTTGGATGCTCTGGCCGAAGAACTGGAACGCAATTTAAGCTGCTTACGAGACCAGATCATGGCCCTGCGTTTGGTCGCTTTAAAGCCCATGTTCGCCAAAATTCGCCGTCTCGTTCGTGATATGGCTGCGCAGACCGGCAAGCAAGTGTCACTCACGTTGACTGGAGAGGACACTGAACTGGACAAGACGGCCATGGAGCGACTGCATGCTCCGCTCACCCATGTGCTGCGCAATGCCGTCGACCATGGAATCGAGACTCCGGATGAGCGCAACGCTCTCGGCAAGCCCCGAACCGGTCAGATTCGCGTTGAGGCACGACAGGTGGGAGCCGATGTGGAGATTGTGATTCGGGACGACGGTCGGGGCGTGAACCGGGAAAAGTTACACCAGCAGGCATTAGCCAGAGGCATCCCTCTTGACCACATTCAGGGGCAGGATGATTCCCTGCTTGATTTGGCCTTCATGCCCGGACTGTCAACCGCGACATGCGTAAGCGCCTATTCCGGACGAGGCGTAGGAATGGACGCAGCCCGAGAGGAAGTCCGGGCCTTGCGAGGAGATATTTCCCTTTCCTCCACTCCTGGAGAGGGCACCACTGTGTTCATCCGCCTGCCTTTGGCCCTCGCCATTCTTGATTCCCTGCAAATCATGATTGGCGATGACTCATTTTTCCTGCAGATCGCCAACATAGAAGAATGCTTGGAGATACGCCGGGAATCCGTGACTTTGCGGCTTGGACGCGGCACATTGTGCGTGCGAGAGGGAATGTTGCCATTGGTCTGCTTAAGAACCTTTTTCAACATGGATGCCCCTGCACCCGGGCTGGCTCCAGTACTGGTTGTCCGCGCCGGAGATATGCGCCTTGGGCTCATTGTGGACCGGATCGTCGGGAACCGGCAGATCGTGCTGAAACAGATCAGCCGGATTCTGGGCCGGTTGGATGGCATCCTCGGCAGCGCCGTGACGGAGGATGGCAGTTTGGCACTGGTGCTTGACGTTCCGGATATAATTCGTCTTTGTCTGCGCTAG
- a CDS encoding VWA domain-containing protein has translation MIDTRAVMRSLPLVASVLGRKYGVKVEMGGADAYTDGKTIHLPAMPSKVPDTLLAMVRGFLDHEAGHVRETDFTALQEARLSPIEMHVWNTLEDWRVEHRLAALFPGCRHNFDWLIAHLFGSNDWDEPTEPAANILNWLLLEVRSWDVLSLSRQRGSLARQVDRDFPGIRAKIERVLKLVRTKCVSTHDAIKYAREIVRALDRYANHVSKPEASGQAGPEEQNAPSGPCASSEAKSGDMQNNDEKHTEMGRESSRHTDIESESVQSCSPPSSHPPCPMGTDGRGADSQARNELQRLIRAGEDELPPNLGNILASVLKESSRDSVQSSITVAVQTSKNAGPLSGDDIKEARQASTALRTRLGGLLQTTVLSRVAGGRRGRLDTGQLHRLAVSDPRVFRTKSERTGIDTAVHILLDCSGSMVRRIHLACQACYAVASALEASRINVAVSAFPGTQTPDGSYSTIAPVIRHGQKVTPNLDLSPAGGTPMGEALWWVMQEMLPLAEKRKLVLIVTDGDPDSVDCAIQAIEQGLRAGFEIYGIGITSQAIMGLLPGRSVVVNAMPELAPAMFTLLENAILIRREA, from the coding sequence ATGATCGATACACGGGCCGTGATGCGCTCGCTGCCATTGGTGGCAAGCGTGCTCGGCAGAAAATACGGGGTGAAGGTCGAGATGGGTGGGGCGGATGCCTACACCGACGGCAAGACCATTCACCTTCCGGCCATGCCAAGCAAGGTGCCGGACACTTTGCTGGCAATGGTCAGGGGATTCTTGGATCACGAGGCAGGGCATGTCCGGGAAACGGATTTTACTGCCCTGCAGGAGGCCAGGCTCTCTCCCATAGAAATGCACGTTTGGAACACCCTGGAAGATTGGCGGGTCGAACACAGACTCGCGGCCTTATTCCCAGGGTGCCGCCATAACTTTGATTGGCTGATTGCGCACCTCTTCGGCTCGAACGACTGGGACGAACCAACTGAGCCTGCGGCCAATATCCTCAACTGGCTGCTGCTTGAAGTCCGGTCCTGGGATGTCCTGTCTTTGTCCAGGCAAAGAGGCAGCTTGGCGAGACAGGTGGACAGAGACTTTCCGGGGATAAGGGCGAAGATTGAGCGCGTGCTGAAGCTGGTCCGGACCAAGTGCGTGTCTACCCATGACGCCATCAAATACGCCCGCGAAATTGTGCGCGCTTTGGATCGGTACGCCAATCATGTGAGCAAGCCGGAAGCATCTGGTCAGGCCGGGCCTGAAGAGCAAAATGCTCCTTCGGGTCCATGTGCATCAAGTGAAGCCAAAAGTGGAGACATGCAAAATAACGACGAAAAACACACGGAAATGGGGAGGGAGTCATCTCGTCATACGGACATTGAGAGCGAGTCAGTACAGTCCTGCTCACCTCCATCTAGTCATCCCCCATGTCCCATGGGTACTGACGGTCGCGGTGCTGATAGCCAGGCCCGAAATGAGCTGCAGCGACTCATTCGGGCAGGGGAGGATGAGCTTCCGCCAAACCTTGGAAACATCCTGGCTAGCGTTTTAAAAGAGTCTTCCCGCGATTCGGTGCAAAGTTCGATCACGGTGGCTGTCCAGACATCCAAAAATGCCGGTCCACTTTCAGGTGACGATATTAAGGAAGCCAGACAAGCAAGCACCGCACTTCGAACCAGGCTTGGCGGGCTATTGCAGACCACGGTCCTCTCCCGGGTAGCTGGTGGCCGAAGGGGGCGCCTTGATACCGGGCAGCTTCATCGTTTGGCTGTGTCCGATCCGCGGGTGTTTCGCACCAAGTCCGAACGGACCGGGATTGATACCGCCGTTCACATCCTGCTTGATTGCTCTGGATCCATGGTGCGCAGGATTCATCTGGCCTGTCAGGCTTGCTACGCCGTGGCCTCCGCCCTGGAGGCTTCCAGGATCAATGTCGCCGTTTCCGCGTTTCCGGGCACGCAGACTCCAGATGGCTCGTACTCAACGATTGCCCCCGTCATACGCCATGGACAGAAGGTGACCCCCAATCTGGACCTGTCTCCTGCAGGTGGCACGCCTATGGGGGAAGCCCTCTGGTGGGTGATGCAGGAGATGCTGCCGCTGGCCGAAAAGAGAAAGCTCGTGCTCATAGTCACCGACGGGGATCCGGATTCCGTGGACTGCGCCATTCAGGCAATCGAGCAGGGGTTGAGGGCAGGTTTTGAAATCTACGGCATCGGGATCACGAGTCAGGCCATCATGGGTCTGTTGCCGGGCCGAAGCGTGGTCGTGAACGCCATGCCCGAACTGGCTCCCGCCATGTTCACTCTGCTTGAGAACGCAATTCTGATCAGGCGTGAAGCTTGA
- a CDS encoding chemotaxis protein CheC, translating into MRNSSSIDISEYQYDVLRELINIGVGNAAGVLNQMVNSHVTLQVPEILVLSPTELASQPSTCDWGKGVAINIAFGGAFEGVTALVFSSQSASNLVSLLVGQEDFCLDMDSLRIGTLQEVGNIVLNGVMGSIANMLSEHIDYMPPDYFEDDIIKVLPTGDREDRIILFIRANFLITEHLVEGEVFIFFNSTTLQALLEKIDAKLGMI; encoded by the coding sequence ATGAGAAATTCATCCTCCATCGACATCAGCGAGTACCAATACGACGTGCTCCGTGAATTAATCAACATCGGGGTTGGCAACGCTGCGGGCGTGCTCAATCAGATGGTCAATTCCCACGTCACGCTGCAGGTTCCGGAAATTTTGGTTCTCTCCCCCACCGAACTCGCTTCCCAACCCAGCACCTGTGATTGGGGCAAAGGCGTGGCCATCAATATTGCTTTCGGGGGTGCCTTTGAAGGCGTGACGGCGCTTGTCTTTTCATCTCAAAGCGCCTCCAATCTGGTGTCTTTGCTCGTCGGCCAGGAAGACTTCTGCCTGGACATGGACTCGCTCCGCATAGGGACACTGCAGGAAGTGGGCAATATCGTTCTGAACGGAGTCATGGGTTCCATCGCCAACATGCTCTCCGAACACATCGACTACATGCCGCCCGATTATTTTGAGGATGACATCATTAAGGTTCTGCCCACTGGCGATAGAGAGGACAGAATCATCCTTTTCATCCGCGCCAATTTCCTTATCACCGAGCATCTCGTGGAAGGCGAGGTCTTTATTTTCTTCAATTCCACAACGCTGCAAGCACTCCTCGAAAAAATCGACGCCAAACTCGGTATGATCTGA
- a CDS encoding DUF3150 domain-containing protein yields the protein MNTQTDIKVLESLLVLHLEVNIWTARKKLSPEDFDGAKLPPEDLASLGSKRVCDPETLRVFGTLKARAVSLLDRHGVRFLGGWAIPENQADSIVTELDQILQDFNAAKEDFLSRYDESVREWIAKHSGWEQIIADSTVSADYVRSRMGFVWKLFRIVPPDPVDPVMAGLKDEVASLGQTLFGEVSKAATDAWHKCFAGKTEITRKALSPLKTIHQKLSGLSFVEPRVSPVADLIHTAFEHLPKRGRIEGANLLMMQGLVSLLRDVDALIEHGQKIMDGTSSKDVLFLLVEGQTDAHALDAQGDDNLDTAMPEDDMPPIFADMPMQPVMPSCGLW from the coding sequence ATGAACACGCAAACCGACATCAAGGTTTTGGAAAGTCTGCTGGTCCTGCACCTTGAAGTGAACATCTGGACGGCACGCAAGAAACTGAGCCCCGAGGATTTCGATGGTGCAAAACTGCCCCCTGAGGACTTGGCATCTCTGGGCAGCAAGAGGGTTTGTGATCCCGAAACCCTGCGAGTTTTTGGGACACTAAAAGCCAGGGCCGTGAGTCTCCTGGACAGACACGGTGTCCGTTTTCTGGGTGGCTGGGCTATTCCTGAAAACCAGGCGGACAGCATCGTAACCGAACTTGATCAGATCCTGCAGGACTTCAACGCGGCCAAGGAGGATTTTCTGTCACGGTATGATGAATCCGTTCGGGAATGGATAGCCAAGCATTCGGGATGGGAACAGATAATCGCCGATTCGACAGTCAGCGCCGACTATGTTCGAAGCCGCATGGGTTTTGTTTGGAAGCTCTTCCGCATTGTTCCGCCAGATCCGGTTGACCCGGTTATGGCAGGCCTCAAGGACGAAGTGGCAAGCTTGGGCCAAACCCTGTTCGGGGAGGTGTCCAAAGCGGCCACCGACGCTTGGCATAAATGCTTTGCCGGAAAGACCGAGATCACGCGCAAGGCTCTTTCTCCCTTGAAGACCATTCATCAGAAACTCTCTGGCCTGAGCTTTGTTGAGCCACGGGTATCTCCGGTTGCGGATCTCATTCACACCGCGTTCGAACATTTGCCCAAGCGAGGACGGATCGAAGGTGCGAACCTGCTCATGATGCAAGGGCTTGTCTCGCTGCTGCGAGACGTGGACGCGCTCATTGAGCATGGACAGAAGATCATGGATGGGACGTCTTCCAAGGATGTCCTGTTCCTCTTGGTCGAAGGACAGACAGACGCGCATGCTCTGGATGCCCAAGGCGATGACAACCTGGACACGGCTATGCCCGAGGACGACATGCCGCCCATCTTTGCGGACATGCCCATGCAGCCAGTCATGCCCAGTTGCGGGTTGTGGTAG